In Sesamum indicum cultivar Zhongzhi No. 13 linkage group LG8, S_indicum_v1.0, whole genome shotgun sequence, the sequence ACtctgatcaataatatcatataaataaaatataatctataCCTACCATTACAGTAAAaacaacacctactattaaTAGACTTCCCACACATAAGGCGGGGTTCGAATCCATGATCTGTAAGAAAAACTTAACACCTTTAGTTTAACATTAAGTTGGTGTTTGAAGAAAGAATTGTAAGTTGAGCTGTAACAAAATTTGagtatttgaaaacaaaagtgGAAAGTAAAAAGAGTTAGCTTAATAAAGTAGTTGAAAACTGCTTATaccttttgatttaaattaaattattttaaacatgtcaaaaactaaaattataaataaaaaatacactttaaaatttattttcaataataaaattagggaaattgcaattttcgtccaGTTTTTTAGGGGCGGTGGCGTTTCCAGTCCAGGTCTATTCTAAAATAGAATTGTAGaacagtaattaaaaaaaattggcaattttaggacaaattacCCTAAATCAGCCGGaacagtaattaaaaaaaattggcaattttaggacaaattacCCTAAATCAGCCGGAATTGTGCACGTTTGGGCACGTGAGTGTATGAAAATTGGGGGAAGCATACGTGCCCGGTTAAATAGATCAcgtgtaaaaaaaaagagggaggCAACATGACGTGGCAAGCTGACGTGGAAAAAAAGGCCACGTCAGCTTGCCAACGTGGAAAGTTCTGGAGGGAAAACAGAGGGCACGTCTTGCTTCCCTCAAATCCCTCTTGTCCGAAATCTCGGATTCCCCTCACTGGTCAGAAAACCCTCTTCTGCCTCCACTTCTGCTGGCCTTGCTCTCCACCCTCCGCCGAGTCGAGACCCTCTGCCAGCACTGCTCCGACGCTTCTTTCAGTCGCGGGAAGCTGTTGATGCAATCCGACCTTGATATGGCTGCCGGTTGGTTGTCGAAGCAGATTAACGATCTCGAGCTCTTACTTCGCTCCGGCGTTCTCCACCAGTCCACCGCCATTGTTCTCTCTCGCCCCAATCCGAGTTCCTCGAAAGAGGAACTAACGTTTTTCATCAAAGACCTCTTCACTAGGCTCCAGATCGGTGGGCTGGAGTTCAAGCGGAAGGGCTTGGAGTCGTTAATTCAGCTTCTATCGGATGACGATAAGTCTGCCGCTCTTGTCGCGAAAGAAGGGAATGTGGGCTGCTTGATTTCTCTGCTCGATCTAAATGCTCATGATTCCCTCAGAGAACTGGCGGTTCACGCAGTTTCCTTGCTCGTTTCCTCCGGCGATTTGCCGCGGAAAATTGTTTTTGAGGAGGGGGCTCTTGGCCCCTTGTTGAGAATTATCGACTACAGCTCAGCACCGATAAAGGAAAAGGCCTCCATAGCTGTGGAGTCCATCACTGCTGATCCCGATAAAGGAAAAGGCCTCCATAGCTGTGGAGTCCATCACTGCTGATCCCGATAAAGGAAAAGGCCTCCTTACTCTGTAAAAGAGGTGAGAAGACGACGGCACGTGAGAAAGACGTGCCCTCTGTTTTCCCTCCAAAACTTTCCACGTTGGCAAGCTGACGTGGCCTTTTTTCCACGTCAGCTTGCCACGTCATGTtgcccccccttttttttttacacgtAATCTATTTAACCGGCCACGTATGCTTCCCCCAATTTTCAGACGCTCACGTGACCCAAACATGCACAATTCCGGCTGATTTAGGgtaatttgtcctaaaattgccaattttttttaattactgttCTACAATTCTATTTTGGAATAGATCTGGACTGAAAACGCCACCGCCTCTAAGAAACTGGacgaaaattacaatttgcccataaaattataagcatTTATCTTAAGTCATTGCAAGCACCActacactttaaaaaaaaaaaaaaaaaaaaaaccttgaTTTTGATTGATGCATTAATTTACATGATTaagtaaatatttcaataaattgattgatacatcatataattacaaactatgaaataaattataacaaactcaCTTTAACAAATACCGATAGAATTCAAGCTTATGATTTCGAATTAGTTCATGTTACTTCAACCTTAAAAactagggttaattacacttcctCTCCTTCTCCACTCCCAAATTTGGCGTAATTATATGTAGGCttcttgtagtttgaaaaatgacATCTAACACTCTGagatttgctttcatctaacaaataagtcattcCGTTAGTCAAAGTTCACCTagtttgttgatattaataaaaaaattagaaaaataatttatatttaccgtcatttgacctgcaataagtcagtattaagttaatttagggtaaatatgaattgtcattcaattgttttattaatatcagcaaattcagtaaaatcTAACTAATGgagaaatttatttgttagatagaaacaaatttaaaaagtattaaatataatttgctagatcataaaataattaacatgtaattacactaaatttcacATAAAGATGATGAAATTATCTCTACCAACTATGCTAAGACATCATGTGCTCTTTCTTACCTTGACGAGCGTGCATACATATTGAAAGGAGGTCTGTGCAAGGCCCTGAGTCCATGTGACCTCTGCCTTACATAATTAGACTAGTTTATAGGCAAATTGTGGGTTGATTCCAAAGCCTCACGGTCtataaaaactttattttttttattggattcAGTAAAATCATTTTGAATTCCATGGAGTAATGAGTaatctaatatattattttataaatttatgtatgaaatattaatttgacacactttacatacatatatattaacgtaaattacaattaatttccttaaagtttgatataattacaaatatcttttcattatttaaaaattacgaatattctTTAATGGTCGTCTAATAATTAGCccaatacattaatttttattaagtttccacctatttttgtgataaattgaataaattcttgatgaactataaattattattttacttattttttaaaattctttatgtGCTTCTTGTTTTGagttattgatatattaaatccattttgaatttatatatattggataatgtaataaattacgTATTATTAGAAAAGCtgataaatttagaaattaaagcaTTGTTTCCAATTTGACGTTctacaattattaaaaagagtTGAACAAATCACAGTCTTGAAAATACAGttgcatttttatatatttaattgagaCCAATCAAATTGAAGTTGTAGTTATTCACTGCAACAAAAAATACGGTTCCTTCAATATAATTACGTACGAGTGATGTGTACTTTTCTAAATATTCCCCTTAATTTGTTGGGATAATTGTACCACTTTTTCTCATGTTTGATATAACTatacgtaatttttttataatttaaaaaattatatttagtactctTGAGATTTTTTActatctaaataaataaatcgttccattaatcaaaattcaacaccaaatttgttggttttagcaaaaaaaacaattaaacgagaatatatatttattctctattaacttattaccaacttattgcatgtcaaacaaattttttctagCCAAACAACTCTTGTAAATTTTTACacgctaatgcatgtgatgatgTATACTTTCACCCTTATAAGTAACTTTGATCAGAAAAGAGTtgtttgacatgcaataaaataagtcaatcaagaataatgaattttcattcaacgattttacaaatttcatgaattttacaaatgaagggatctatttataattaaaaaacaaacataatgggcgttaattgtaatttccagacaatataatttacgtattaaattttggaaaaaaaaaaacacgatGCATTACGTTACATTGTAATGATTAGGAATTCGTACATGATCATAATGAATTTGGATAGCTAATTAGGTCAATCTTAGGAAGATTGGACTTAGAATATTCCTGTGATTAATTTTCCACATTCACATTGACAACTTccgaaattacaaaaacatgtCCTATGtggtcaaataaaatcaaactagGCTcggtttataattttatcccaAAGAAATTAGTAAGAGTCAGACACAAACGTTTCTCCAAGATATAGTTTTAATATTCGAAAATTTTTagttcaaatcaaattttaattagacttACATAAGTCgcgtaataaatataatatatctattatctaattaatgtaaaatccaaaaaaaaatttaatcatgcAACTACTAtgttatatttgatgtttgattaattcaattcaaacaGACAAAAATTTTCCTCTgactttcttatattttaatcacgaattgtgtaataattttgagcTTACGTTGACTGAGGTCAAGATGCAAAATCAGGTTCAAATACGGCATCTGGTggagtaataattaataacaagatatgattaattaaattgaattaaattaattacataagtAGGGACCAAAACACGTGAATAGCCACACCATCAAGGTAAGATTGATACAAGTTCGGCATGTaacttttttctataaaataacGAAAGGTAATTTATTCCAATGATGTTTTAGTTTTGTGGTTAGGATTTAGATTGAGATTTTACGAACAAGTTCGAGATCATGAGTTCGAGTCACTTCAAATGTATGagtatttatctcactttatgtgaattattgtaatttatttgtcCTTAGTTATTTGCTGAATCGATGTGATTCGTCTACTAATTTTGGTTATGATGTATTAGTTGAATAGATGTATTactgaaataataaaaaataatttatattttgtcttttatgcTTTCTGTCTAAATTGTTCTTTTTGATACTTTATCAACCAAAATACATGAAATTTACAGTTTGTTGTGTAAAATCACTTTCTTATagttaatttcattaaaaaaaatgatcacaTACATGTCATTTGTTATTTTGAACGGAATAAAAACGtcaattctaaaatattttttttagatgtATTCATTTTATAGCCTTTGGAGTGAcgaatttatccaaaaataatttctaaaaaattaatgtttcaactcttaaaaaaataacatgtgATGCACATGTAATCGCTTTTCCACCGCAAAATGATTATGGACAGGTACAggtgaaaatgtataaaaagCATCCCAGGTGAAATGTTATAAGtgtaaattgtaaatttggtATACTTTGGATGGTAAAGTGTAATTTAATcacacaaataataaattaagtagaaaaatacaaataatttgcttgtaatattaaaaatgtgcaaattattcattataaaaaaaaaataacaatttacgactttgtatttttaaaaatacagcaatttaatctatgtaattttaaaataaaataatttatttccttaAATAGGGagctaaattattattttttttataaaaaaatttaatcatttacaatatcacatacatataaattacattaaacttgATGAATTAATCTTTACTCAAagctatttttttgtagaaaaaggGTAATGATTAGTGGGGCTCCTGAGGTGGGCATTGGCTTGGCATTCACCGCGTTCACATTCACATTCACATACACATTCACATTACGCGTCGGTCTTGAGAGCACATGTTGAATTAGACCTTTGTTCTGGCTCTGAATGATAATTAGGTCCCCCCGATAACCGTGTTTCAAAACATGTGTTCttacaatttttatctttaaaacGTCAGCGCGTCTTTTGAcgcaaaatattttattgcagGTAAGAAAACAGTAGGGATTTGGAAGGGCTGCCCAATTTGTACACTCGTTTCTTTTGCTTCCTGGTTCGTCGCTTTGTGTACGACAGCTCACTCCCTCACAATAAATACCCCTCGAACCCCCTTTCTTCTGCAACTTCCAgccttctctctttctctctcttcttctctctctctctcaatctttgagtgtgtgtgagtgtgagtgcgTGTAGGAGCAGGCATGGAGGATAATTCAAAGCAGCCACTTCTTGTACACGAGGAAGAAGACCAAGTCCCGGATCTTATCTCCGTGCCGAGGTACTCGTTCCAGAGGCTATCGAACTTGTCGTTCTTCTCGTCGTTCGTCGCCGACGAAGATGACATTGCTCCGATCGAGAGCTTTGGTGGGTTTATGTCAGCGTTCAAGGAGGAGTCGGGCAAGCTCTGGTACTTGGCGGGCCCAGCTATTTTCAGCTCCGTTGCCCAGTACGCACTCGGTGCCATGACTCAGACCTTCGCGGGACATGTCGGGACCCTTGACCTTGCCGCCTTCTCCATCGAGAACTCTGTCATCGCCGGTTTATCTCTCGGCGTTATGGTACGTATATGTAACCTTTTCCCTCTACTGTGTTGCTCTTGTTTTAACAGGTTTTGGGTGATTACGTCCTTCGGACATTTAATTCTTGAGATAATCATAATTAGATCAATGTTTTGTAATACCTGGAAACTTGAAGCATATGTGGTAATGATGTACCCTCCTTTTGGTTCAAGAGGGATATTCGTTTAAAGCGTGAATCGGTTCCACAAACATGTGCATACTTTTTGTGTGAGTTGAAAGAAAAAACCCTTTTTCGATTCAAGTTTTTATTCAACTTCTGCAAgtctatttaatataatatatatattctgtgtacaaaataattggattaaaaatggaaaattcagTGGGTCGTTTGTATACGTGTTACCTTTCTAGTATATTCTGTTTGCTTTCTTGAACTGGGTTTGAATTGGATGAGTATGTGGAGCAGCTGGGAATGGGAAGCGCGGTAGAAACCCTCTGCGGACAGGCCTTCGGGGCCGGGCAGCTGGACATGCTGGGCGTCTATTTGCAGAGATCATGGATCATCCTCCTCGCCACCGCATTCGTCATGATGTTTCTCTACATCTTCGCATTACCATTCTTGCTAGTAATCGGGCAGACGCCAAGCATCTCGCGGACCGCCGGAAAGTTTGCCATCTGGATGATTCCTCAGCTCTTTGCCTACGCCTTGAATTTCCCGACGGCCAAGTTCTTGCAGGCCCAGAGTAAAATCTTGGCCATGGCCGTGATCTCCGCGGTGGCGTTGGTGTTGCACATACTCTTCAGCTGGTTGCTGATGCTGAAACTCGGGTGGGGGATGGCCGCCGGCGCGGCGGTGCTGGACGCTTCTTGGTGGTTCATCGTCATAGCCCAAGTGATTTACATATTCAGCGGGACATGTGGTAAAGCGTGGCCTGGATTTACCTTGAGGTCATTTCAAAACATCTGGGGTTTTGTGAGACTGTCTCTTGCATCAGCCGTTATGTTGTGGTAAGTAGATTGTCGCATGATGTTCTTGTCAATTCTTAAATTCTTACTAATCCAGGgaacataataattaacaaaaccATTTTCGTGTGAAATTCTTACATTTTGCGACTATACTTTTGAGGATTCTCTTTAACTCATGCACCCTTTTAATCTTGAATTCCGTGTTTCATATAAACTTGTCTATTCTTCAAGTATTTTTTACATGGATCGAGTACCAAAATATCACTACTTGCTGcttattatataacttttgtagttagatttataatatactgatatgatatgatatataatattaataattttattgtccactcgtataaaaaaaatcaatcaccgattattatctttttataccGTTTTCATATAAAGATATATTCATTAAAGATATAactcaaattatttgtaagcataaaataaaagattaatttgatatttaggAATGTTTGTGGTTTCTATTGCCATAGGAACCGAGAGATGGTTGTTTAGTGTCACCCCCcaattatttatcattgaAAAGGACAGTTTTGTTTCTACAGGGACGAgggtgtaattaattaaactctACTTCTTATGTTTACAGCTTGGAAACCTGGTACTTCATGGCATTGGTCCTCTTTGCTGGATATCTCAAGAACGCAGAAGTTGCTGTAGCTGCTTTGTCTGTATGGTAAGTAGTGGTGGGGCCATCTTTACATCTATTCATTAATGGCCGTTGATTTGGCagtagaattttttaatcttatgaGCCTGAACTAATAGGAAATTCTAGTACATACCATCGGTCGAATTTGAACCAATCATATAGCAAGCGTAATACACTTATTGtatgattgatgtataatttaaaaaaagtaaccaatcatataataaatatgatgtacttgttttgtaattaatttgatttgaccaAATATGATGGAACAACAATTTTGTGTGAATTACTTGACATGGTCCAAATTAAAGATGTTGGACCACTTCACATCTAACCTAGACTGCGACAAGAAAAATACAGTTGGGtgcttttgttttattgtCACACTTATTGAgtggaatttaattattttattgtcgtCTCGAATAGGATTAGTTTTATCTGTATTTTGaaataagtaataattttaacttttcaatCTGATCATTGTGAACCAACTGTGTGTTTTTTATATACTGATCCGTGCAAGAATCTCACGAAACATCTATGAACTTTTGCAGCACGAACATACTAGGATTGACAAACACTATTGCAGTCGGATTCAACGCAGCAATAAGGTAATGCCGTTTTTCATACacatgaattaatattatgattacatacgaatatttttttttgatataattagtTACGTAAtaagatatattaatttctcaagacaattttcttctttatttacGATCGTGCAGTGTAAGAGTGTCGAACGAATTGGGAGCATCTCATCCAAGAACTGCTAAATTCTCAgtggtggtgatggtgatATCGGTGTTCTTGATTGCCCTCATGAGTTCTGTCATCCTCCTCGTCTTTCAAGATGAATACCCTTCTTTATTCTCCGACAGCCCTGATGTCAAAGAAGTCGTATATGAACTCACACCTCTCCTCGCCTTCTCCATTGTTGTTAACAGCATTCAGCCGGCCCTGTCAGGTTAATTTTACTCCTCATTCATCATCTCAACATCGTACCTCAGTCTTGACTTACAAACGGGCAAGAAATTAACGTTTTTGCTTAATGCAGGAGTGGCGATCGGAGCCGGATGGCAAGGTTTGATTGCCAAAGTCAACATCCTGTCCTACTATGCATTCGGTGTTCCCCTCGGTCTCGTGATGGGCTATAAACTCGACATGGGAGTCAAAGTAAGCACACATTCtatgtgtataaataatttgagattaaataattctatgttgaaactataatttattttatttttacaaatattaattgcTACTATTGGATCTTACTTCCAGGGCATATGGTACGGAATGGTAGCAGGAACAGTTGTACAAACATTGGTCCTCTTTTGGATTGTTTACAGAACTGACTGGAACAAAGaggtatttttgtttaaaaaaagaaaatcaccccccaatttgacatttttttttaaaaattaattcctttacttatttaaaaatccgagtttaaattttattgcaggCGTCGATTGCTGCTAGAAGGATCAAATACTGGAGAGGGGAGACAGAAGCTGCTAAAGCGAAGGACGTCGAGAAAGTTGCAAATCAAACAGAAGAAGTTCAATGAAATTTACGGGGCTGCAACTTTCGacgaaattttttattttttcctttttttggtaattaaaaAGATAGTGAAGAGGGGGTGTGATGGATGATGCATTGGATGTTAGTTCTTGGCGCTGTATGTTGTGAATGAGTGATCGATGGGGATGGATGTGCCTCATCATAGTGATGAGTTTGTACATGTTATGGGTTATAAACCATTTGCTCACATTTCAATTTTCGTGTTCTTACCTTTGCTAAATAgtgtaataaattaagtcAACTTACCTTTGTATTTCGTCCAGCATCgactaaaatttattacttgtTAAAcgattatttcatttaaaattttaaaattgtcagtaaaatatatcaaatatctcTTTTCTAACagaacaaatttttaaatatgatgatcgtttaataaaatattaactgataatttaaaattatcattaaattttatatattaagtgatgataatatttatatatttatcactaTACAGTAAATaacaagaattatatataaatttattattgtaaataattgaCGACAGCACAATTTGATGACATTAATTATTCGTTGTCGCTAGTCCGTCACTATAAACGGGTCACTAGTTGTctttaaacaaatttattaataatttattattgcgataaaataaaaattgttatcacgaaatatatatagtaaaaataacaataataaaattgtcacttaaacttttctttttctttatcgGTAATTCGCTCTTGTTTTGTTATGAAAAACAGGAAATATGGAACAACACAATTATAGGCCACATTATTATGACAGGAAGCTGATCATCCGTTGGGTGTGGGGCAAAATGGTTCACCAGCTTCGGCTGTCTTACAGATACGCAGCAGCACAATCAAGATTTTCTCTTAATTGCTTCATTCCGATGTATGGCCCATCGCAAACTGAAAGCAACCACATCGAGGGTTGGATTTAAGGTCGCTATAGATATTCTTAATGTTTGAAGGTGTGGTCGGAATCATATTGCTAATATCATTTATTTCTCATCCTTTCATATCCCTTTCACAGATAAGCCAAATGTCTGTCGGCTTAGTTGTAATGACGGATAgagaattaataatatatttagatagaaatatttagtaattttttatattagttagAATGATGTACGTAGTCATTagaatttcttaaatttttaactttgcCTAGTCGAGTTCTGTTCTGTTATTAGATTATGTCTCTTTTATTGTACGTTTGTAAATATTTGGCCTAAATTCATTACTCGATACTTTCTCATTAATCAAAGAATATTTCTCTAGAAATCCTATATTTTAgcataatttattagtttagttATGTCAAGTTTTAAGACAAGGCTGCAGAACAAACTAATATGTGTTTTATCATATCGTGGATAGTTTATAAGTAGGAAGGTAAGCGAGCTATCATTACCAAGACATCACTGTAATGAATGAGCATCACAAGAGAACGTGAGGGGAAAAGGGATCGGATGTGTATAACCCAAATACAGAAGTTAGCATGTCGCTTGTTTC encodes:
- the LOC105168296 gene encoding protein DETOXIFICATION 30-like — encoded protein: MEDNSKQPLLVHEEEDQVPDLISVPRYSFQRLSNLSFFSSFVADEDDIAPIESFGGFMSAFKEESGKLWYLAGPAIFSSVAQYALGAMTQTFAGHVGTLDLAAFSIENSVIAGLSLGVMLGMGSAVETLCGQAFGAGQLDMLGVYLQRSWIILLATAFVMMFLYIFALPFLLVIGQTPSISRTAGKFAIWMIPQLFAYALNFPTAKFLQAQSKILAMAVISAVALVLHILFSWLLMLKLGWGMAAGAAVLDASWWFIVIAQVIYIFSGTCGKAWPGFTLRSFQNIWGFVRLSLASAVMLCLETWYFMALVLFAGYLKNAEVAVAALSVCTNILGLTNTIAVGFNAAISVRVSNELGASHPRTAKFSVVVMVISVFLIALMSSVILLVFQDEYPSLFSDSPDVKEVVYELTPLLAFSIVVNSIQPALSGVAIGAGWQGLIAKVNILSYYAFGVPLGLVMGYKLDMGVKGIWYGMVAGTVVQTLVLFWIVYRTDWNKEASIAARRIKYWRGETEAAKAKDVEKVANQTEEVQ
- the LOC105168662 gene encoding uncharacterized protein LOC105168662, translating into MTWQADVEKKATSACQQNPLLPPLLLALLSTLRRVETLCQHCSDASFSRGKLLMQSDLDMAAGWLSKQINDLELLLRSGVLHQSTAIVLSRPNPSSSKEELTFFIKDLFTRLQIGGLEFKRKGLESLIQLLSDDDKSAALVAKEGNVGCLISLLDLNAHDSLRELAVHAVSLLVSSGDLPRKIVFEEGALGPLLRIIDYSSAPIKEKASIAVESITADPDKGKGLHSCGVHHC